A single Natranaerobius thermophilus JW/NM-WN-LF DNA region contains:
- a CDS encoding zinc ribbon domain-containing protein: MQEQKLIEQLFTLDRKLTELRSELKVLKDSHEPERLEQQLNNLEKTIENQEESLTEKRRLMKTRELESEQYHQEKKQLEDEMYSGKVTASKELNDLSEKIKDLHQKEQQSFEGYCELTEEIDNEEKNLEQNQNKFQDIKKELDKKSNEIADNKVDVTEKIEELKSKREELKQQMPERLLTKYNSLVNKFPRDAVVKLFEQEVTCACGLELSTERYSRLQVEGMVSCDSCDRIVILTK, encoded by the coding sequence TTGCAAGAACAAAAATTAATTGAGCAATTATTTACCTTAGACAGGAAACTGACTGAGTTAAGAAGTGAACTAAAGGTTTTAAAAGACAGTCATGAGCCAGAACGCTTAGAACAACAACTAAATAATCTAGAAAAAACTATTGAAAACCAGGAAGAAAGCTTAACAGAAAAGCGGCGACTGATGAAAACACGGGAACTTGAAAGCGAACAGTATCATCAAGAAAAGAAGCAACTCGAAGACGAAATGTATTCCGGAAAGGTCACAGCCAGTAAAGAATTAAATGATCTATCTGAAAAAATAAAAGACTTGCACCAGAAAGAACAACAATCTTTTGAGGGCTATTGTGAGTTAACTGAAGAGATTGACAATGAAGAAAAGAACTTAGAACAGAATCAGAATAAGTTTCAAGATATTAAAAAAGAGTTGGATAAAAAAAGCAATGAAATAGCTGATAATAAAGTAGATGTAACCGAAAAAATAGAGGAACTAAAATCAAAGAGAGAAGAATTAAAACAGCAAATGCCAGAACGATTATTAACAAAATATAACTCTTTGGTCAATAAATTTCCAAGAGATGCAGTAGTGAAATTATTCGAACAAGAAGTGACTTGTGCATGTGGTTTAGAATTATCAACTGAGAGATACAGTCGTTTGCAAGTTGAAGGAATGGTGTCTTGTGATAGCTGTGATCGTATTGTGATTTTGACTAAGTAA
- a CDS encoding sensor histidine kinase, translating into MIKKFKPKTLFLKLMLSYLVVILVTLLVLSGIMSYLVEEYFYGAREWEVNTQAREVASMLQEPIQNSELQDIMQKAQTLSRSFEAEIAVFDENGRNITIANYYSDEDTGTVEFENHELDHVLEGNSLTKKLVGPQAERLLIAIPVYEKEEENDEKQNTDETRESDNESESNQQEDDQNEEEQKEVIGVVSLNVPLAGIEDTLANISRLTLISGGIAILVASAFALSLSKNITRPLSSINESAQALAKGEFTQKIGREVLEETDDELGKVSRTFHLAAQEIENNIEEQKRLAVFRKNLVDNASHEFRAPLSAIRGYSELIIDGIVPEQDQTHYLNLIWKHAVELNEMVDTLLDLSSLETGTINLNKEKMTAKEVLIDAMDMVLPDAEKKNQTITIDKSESKTFFKGDPPRVKQIIVNLLKNAIQYTSEKGTIRLRAFDTEQYVALQVVDNGIGIPKSELDSIFQRFYKVDKARNQNKKSGSSGLGLAIVNELVKIHNGKIEVDSEEGKGSTFTVYFPRSYNVDGTE; encoded by the coding sequence ATGATTAAAAAATTTAAGCCCAAGACCTTATTTTTAAAACTGATGCTGAGTTATTTGGTTGTCATACTAGTAACTTTGCTAGTATTAAGTGGCATTATGTCCTATTTAGTAGAAGAATATTTTTATGGTGCCAGAGAATGGGAAGTGAATACTCAAGCCCGTGAAGTTGCTAGTATGTTACAAGAGCCTATCCAAAATAGTGAATTACAGGATATTATGCAAAAAGCTCAAACTCTTTCACGTTCATTTGAAGCAGAAATAGCAGTTTTTGACGAAAATGGAAGAAATATTACAATCGCAAATTACTATTCCGATGAAGATACCGGGACAGTAGAATTTGAAAATCATGAGCTTGACCATGTATTAGAAGGTAATTCCCTTACGAAAAAACTAGTCGGTCCACAAGCGGAGCGATTATTGATTGCCATACCAGTATATGAAAAAGAAGAAGAGAATGATGAAAAACAGAACACAGATGAAACTAGAGAGAGTGATAATGAAAGTGAAAGTAATCAGCAGGAAGATGATCAAAATGAAGAAGAACAAAAAGAAGTTATAGGTGTAGTAAGTTTAAATGTGCCTTTAGCAGGTATTGAGGACACTTTGGCTAATATTAGTCGGTTGACTTTAATTTCAGGAGGAATTGCAATTCTTGTAGCAAGTGCCTTTGCCCTGTCTCTTTCAAAGAATATTACTAGACCGTTGAGTTCAATCAATGAGTCTGCACAAGCCCTGGCTAAAGGTGAATTTACCCAGAAAATTGGTCGCGAGGTGCTTGAGGAAACCGATGATGAATTGGGTAAAGTTTCCCGCACTTTTCATTTAGCTGCCCAGGAAATTGAAAACAATATTGAAGAACAAAAAAGGTTAGCTGTTTTTAGAAAAAATTTAGTAGATAATGCATCCCACGAATTCCGGGCTCCCTTAAGTGCCATAAGGGGTTATAGCGAATTGATTATTGATGGTATTGTTCCTGAACAAGATCAAACCCACTATTTGAACCTAATATGGAAACATGCCGTTGAATTAAATGAAATGGTCGATACGTTATTAGACCTGTCGAGTTTAGAAACGGGTACTATAAACTTAAACAAAGAGAAGATGACAGCCAAGGAAGTTTTAATTGATGCCATGGATATGGTATTACCTGATGCTGAAAAGAAAAATCAAACTATAACCATAGATAAGAGTGAAAGTAAAACATTCTTTAAAGGAGACCCTCCGAGGGTAAAACAGATTATTGTTAATTTGTTAAAGAATGCTATCCAGTATACTTCTGAAAAAGGTACAATAAGGTTAAGGGCATTTGATACAGAACAATACGTTGCCTTGCAAGTGGTTGATAACGGCATTGGCATCCCAAAATCAGAGCTTGATAGTATTTTCCAAAGGTTTTACAAGGTAGATAAAGCAAGAAATCAAAATAAAAAAAGCGGAAGCTCTGGATTAGGTTTGGCTATTGTCAATGAATTAGTAAAAATTCATAACGGCAAAATAGAAGTGGATAGTGAAGAAGGAAAGGGCAGTACATTTACTGTTTATTTTCCGAGATCTTATAATGTTGATGGAACTGAATAA
- a CDS encoding coenzyme F420-0:L-glutamate ligase has translation MNSLNLPDSAGVAAIGLKTDLIVPHDDIAEITANTVKDITEDNDIICVTEAVVARSQNQYVSCESLAEEIREKLNLKEQSTIGVISPIASRNRFSLILRALALATRGGKVIVQFPIPFDEVGNQVIDENFAYTRLRLKKTLQSLRETRGSTPQLNVLIREILAALKLQELGYGIESIRKITGKGIADLTLKTPEGKTAVAEVTFEDLAKTAKKAIGVKKDVPEAEVALSIAVSLEHNSITIVDANDYLYSDNPKVSTINYGNQVDSYYDPEVIYTNEIENHTFPHPITKHDYRHLYSEIIEDAGAQASIIFTDNPVKVYEMGFIDGICVGAVHERYKLKELFSSFGAKVPIITIEDIGSNPWGLIGSNVSDMDKGILKLLPDNPHKTADNIKDKIKEITTKDVEVLIFGDGAYKDPDTGIYELADPHPAIGASYNLRSASLREGSKLKLQVDTLFRQGYSKDQIKDILSDDSDKTAENLGTTPRSVTSILGTMADLITGSADAGTPIVLVRGFKHL, from the coding sequence ATGAACAGTTTGAATCTTCCAGACAGTGCAGGAGTTGCAGCTATTGGTCTTAAAACTGATCTAATTGTCCCTCACGATGATATCGCGGAAATAACTGCCAATACCGTCAAAGATATTACCGAAGATAATGATATAATTTGCGTTACAGAGGCAGTTGTGGCTAGATCTCAAAACCAATATGTTTCTTGTGAAAGTTTGGCCGAAGAAATTCGAGAAAAACTAAATTTAAAAGAACAAAGCACTATAGGAGTTATCAGTCCTATTGCAAGCCGCAACAGGTTTTCATTGATTTTAAGGGCTCTAGCTTTAGCCACTCGTGGGGGTAAAGTTATTGTTCAATTTCCTATTCCCTTTGATGAAGTAGGTAATCAAGTTATTGACGAGAATTTTGCATATACCAGACTCAGGTTAAAAAAGACACTCCAAAGTCTTAGAGAAACAAGGGGAAGCACTCCACAGCTGAATGTCTTAATAAGAGAAATTTTAGCTGCCTTAAAACTACAAGAATTAGGATACGGAATTGAAAGCATTCGTAAAATTACCGGAAAAGGCATTGCTGATTTGACTTTAAAAACCCCTGAGGGGAAAACTGCAGTTGCCGAAGTTACTTTTGAGGACTTAGCCAAAACCGCAAAAAAAGCCATAGGAGTAAAGAAGGATGTGCCTGAAGCGGAAGTTGCGCTAAGTATAGCTGTGAGCTTAGAACATAATAGTATCACAATTGTGGATGCCAACGACTATCTATATAGTGATAATCCAAAAGTTTCCACTATTAATTACGGAAACCAGGTGGATAGTTATTACGATCCAGAAGTAATCTATACCAATGAGATAGAAAATCATACTTTCCCTCATCCTATCACTAAGCATGACTATCGTCATCTTTATTCAGAAATAATTGAAGATGCCGGAGCTCAAGCTTCCATTATATTTACAGATAACCCTGTAAAAGTTTACGAAATGGGTTTTATAGATGGTATATGCGTTGGAGCAGTACACGAACGATACAAACTAAAGGAATTATTTAGTTCTTTTGGAGCGAAAGTTCCAATAATTACAATTGAAGATATCGGTAGTAATCCCTGGGGATTGATTGGTTCTAACGTATCAGATATGGATAAGGGAATTTTAAAACTACTTCCCGATAATCCTCACAAAACTGCCGATAACATTAAAGATAAAATTAAAGAAATTACAACTAAAGATGTTGAAGTTTTGATTTTCGGTGATGGTGCTTATAAAGATCCGGATACAGGTATTTACGAACTGGCCGATCCTCATCCAGCAATTGGAGCCAGTTATAATTTGCGAAGTGCTTCTTTAAGAGAAGGTTCAAAACTAAAACTACAGGTTGACACTTTGTTCCGACAGGGATATTCAAAAGATCAGATTAAAGATATTTTATCCGACGATAGTGATAAAACTGCAGAAAATCTTGGTACTACCCCCAGAAGTGTAACAAGTATATTGGGTACCATGGCAGATTTGATCACGGGCTCTGCAGATGCCGGAACACCAATTGTCTTAGTCAGAGGTTTTAAACATCTATAA
- a CDS encoding tRNA (adenine(22)-N(1))-methyltransferase — translation MISKRLTAIKNMISNSELVLDVGTDHALLPISLIKEDRVKKVIASDISKATVDEARAQVNKHDLINYIDLRIGDGLEVLASNETPDIIILAGIGGITIKNILMDNEDKWLFKSNLILQPQTDHADIRKYLISKGYFFKREELVKDKGFFYQVINAVPDVNKIDANSLSELEMEMGPKILANPNEVLIEYLNRELVKTKSVIDELQQAKTERARAKLQEMRTRADAISEVLNNHDNTTS, via the coding sequence ATGATTTCTAAACGCTTAACTGCTATTAAAAACATGATTAGCAATTCAGAACTAGTATTGGATGTTGGTACCGATCACGCCTTATTACCCATTTCTTTGATTAAAGAAGATAGAGTGAAAAAAGTTATAGCTTCAGACATATCTAAAGCTACAGTTGATGAAGCCAGAGCACAAGTGAATAAACATGATTTAATAAATTATATTGATCTAAGAATTGGAGACGGATTAGAGGTTCTCGCTAGCAATGAAACCCCAGATATTATAATCCTTGCAGGTATAGGTGGAATAACCATAAAAAATATTTTAATGGATAATGAGGATAAATGGCTTTTCAAATCAAACTTAATCCTACAACCTCAGACTGATCATGCTGATATCAGAAAATACTTGATTTCCAAAGGATATTTCTTTAAAAGAGAAGAACTAGTTAAAGATAAAGGATTTTTTTATCAAGTGATTAACGCAGTACCTGATGTAAATAAAATTGATGCAAATAGCTTAAGTGAACTCGAAATGGAAATGGGTCCAAAAATCCTAGCGAATCCAAATGAAGTTTTGATAGAATATTTAAATAGAGAATTAGTAAAAACTAAATCAGTAATAGATGAACTTCAACAAGCTAAAACTGAGAGGGCAAGAGCAAAACTGCAGGAAATGAGAACTAGAGCCGATGCTATTTCGGAGGTGTTAAATAATCATGACAACACGACCAGCTAA
- a CDS encoding deoxyguanosinetriphosphate triphosphohydrolase, with product MVSFREKLEKLETETLSQKATFSQNTRGRLSPETECKVRTAFQKDRDRILHSKAFRRLKHKTQVFISPEGDHYRTRLTHTLEVAQIARTVAKALFLNEDLTEAIALGHDLGHTPFGHAGEMVLNELVNDGGFQHNNQSLRVVDFLERPGGLNLTQEVRDGIKNHTGDITPVSLEGQIVKICDRIAYINHDIDDALRGEIISQKQLPESSGNVLGNTSNSRIDTMVCDLIETSYKNGEVSMSTRVKTAMEELREFLFQNVYVGSKAKEEESKAEYVIKAVYDYFYNEPEKLPNDVYSMIDQVGRERLVCDYVAGMTDRYILDLYRDIFLPKPWRFNREE from the coding sequence ATGGTAAGTTTTCGTGAAAAACTGGAAAAATTAGAAACAGAGACATTGTCACAAAAAGCCACATTTTCCCAAAACACACGTGGTAGATTGTCTCCGGAAACAGAATGTAAAGTTAGAACTGCATTCCAAAAAGATAGGGATAGAATTTTACACAGTAAAGCATTTAGAAGACTTAAGCATAAAACCCAAGTTTTTATTTCACCCGAAGGTGATCATTATAGAACCAGACTGACTCATACTTTAGAAGTTGCACAAATTGCTAGAACAGTAGCTAAAGCATTATTTTTAAACGAAGATTTGACAGAAGCGATAGCACTGGGACATGATTTAGGCCATACTCCTTTTGGTCATGCTGGTGAAATGGTGTTAAATGAATTGGTTAATGACGGGGGTTTTCAGCACAATAATCAAAGCTTACGAGTTGTGGATTTTTTAGAACGCCCCGGCGGGCTTAATCTTACTCAAGAGGTCCGAGACGGAATTAAAAATCATACTGGTGATATTACCCCTGTCAGTTTAGAAGGGCAAATAGTGAAAATATGTGATCGGATAGCTTATATTAATCATGATATTGATGATGCTCTGAGAGGAGAGATAATATCCCAAAAACAATTACCTGAAAGTTCGGGTAATGTATTAGGTAATACATCTAATTCACGTATCGACACTATGGTGTGTGACTTGATAGAAACCAGCTATAAAAATGGGGAAGTTTCAATGAGTACTCGAGTAAAAACTGCCATGGAAGAATTGAGGGAGTTTTTATTTCAAAATGTATATGTAGGTTCTAAGGCCAAAGAAGAAGAAAGTAAGGCGGAATATGTAATTAAGGCAGTTTATGATTATTTCTATAATGAGCCTGAAAAGTTGCCAAATGATGTGTATAGTATGATAGATCAAGTTGGTAGGGAAAGGTTAGTTTGTGATTATGTAGCGGGTATGACAGACAGGTATATTTTAGATCTTTATCGAGATATATTTTTACCGAAGCCATGGCGATTTAACAGAGAAGAATAA
- a CDS encoding response regulator transcription factor, which produces MPDQQVLIVDDDKDLCNMVKLTLEHEGFSVDMAYDGKTGYEYVEKYNYNTVILDIMLPEMDGWEVCHKIRNSINNSKVPIIMLTAKVEEDDKIMGLKLGADDYVIKPFSPRELVARVRALIRRDQDFKDKDKILEKGDLTVDAHSYKVFVKDNEVDLPPKEFELLYLLIKNPERVFTREEILEKIWGFSFAGGTRTVDEHVKRIRKKLEPESGFDSLIQTVWGVGYKFEVKNE; this is translated from the coding sequence ATGCCTGATCAACAAGTACTAATAGTAGACGATGATAAAGATTTATGTAATATGGTTAAACTGACCCTGGAACACGAAGGGTTTTCTGTTGATATGGCTTATGATGGTAAGACAGGTTATGAATATGTTGAAAAATATAACTATAATACTGTGATTTTAGATATTATGCTACCGGAAATGGATGGCTGGGAAGTTTGCCATAAAATAAGAAATTCAATAAACAATAGTAAGGTACCAATCATAATGTTAACTGCCAAAGTAGAAGAAGATGATAAAATTATGGGACTAAAACTGGGAGCTGATGATTATGTTATAAAACCTTTCAGTCCACGTGAATTAGTAGCCCGGGTACGTGCTCTGATAAGAAGAGATCAGGATTTCAAGGATAAAGATAAAATTCTTGAAAAAGGCGATCTAACTGTAGATGCACACAGTTATAAAGTCTTTGTTAAAGATAATGAAGTTGATTTACCACCAAAAGAATTTGAATTATTATATTTACTCATTAAAAATCCCGAACGAGTATTTACCAGAGAAGAAATTCTGGAGAAAATTTGGGGATTTTCTTTTGCTGGTGGGACACGGACAGTAGATGAACATGTAAAACGAATTAGAAAAAAGCTAGAACCTGAAAGTGGTTTTGATAGTTTGATCCAGACGGTTTGGGGCGTTGGCTACAAATTTGAGGTGAAAAATGAATGA
- the dnaG gene encoding DNA primase: protein MTIRIPQEIIERIQAEADLVEIASRYVNLKKQGKYYWGLCPFHSEKTPSFHISPEKQLYYCFGCQAGGNVFKFLESIEQLNFVEVCQKLGEELGIELPADSQDSQELSQEMQEREIIKKANKYAANFFRYVLMNTETGKSGRKYLADRKIDKQTMADFFIGYAPDNWTGLSDFLKKKGFTEELLVKAGLSNRRKYREGVYDRFRGRVIFPIYNQRGEVIGFGGRLLEESEKQPKYLNSPETPVFNKRLSLYGLNLAFKTIRKENHALVMEGYTDVITAHQFGVNTAVASLGTSLTEEQAKLIRNNASKAYIAFDADAAGETATLRGLEILQSKGLDVLICQLPESYDPDEYLKNYGLENFQKKILDTALPLTEYQIRQAAKNKNLSTIEGKKQYVTEIIPIISKIDNAVEREEYLNQVSEQLGISQEALNSELMKYFRKNYRNKNYRKMDKTGVNRKNKRKNNGSETVKFADKRTPREKAEEGLVALMLHFPEYTEEVNKFLYPEDFSSDTLALIVHKLYQLKNHDIELDLSNLTQELRDHPDAENIITKLGMKDFPQPKDIEKFVKDCVFRIKESRIKSQREELQKELSQINPDHEPDRYREILRKLQDCLYIEKTKQWTLEEGG from the coding sequence ATGACAATCCGAATACCCCAGGAAATTATAGAACGAATTCAAGCTGAAGCCGACTTAGTAGAAATTGCATCAAGGTATGTGAACTTAAAAAAACAAGGTAAGTATTACTGGGGTCTATGTCCCTTTCATAGCGAAAAAACTCCGTCATTTCATATTTCACCTGAAAAGCAATTGTACTATTGTTTTGGTTGTCAAGCAGGAGGGAATGTTTTTAAATTTCTCGAATCTATTGAACAACTAAACTTTGTTGAGGTTTGTCAAAAGTTGGGTGAAGAACTAGGAATTGAGTTGCCAGCGGATTCCCAAGACAGTCAAGAGTTATCCCAGGAAATGCAGGAACGAGAAATTATTAAAAAAGCCAATAAATATGCAGCAAACTTTTTTAGATACGTACTAATGAATACCGAAACTGGGAAATCTGGGAGAAAATACTTGGCTGATAGAAAAATTGACAAGCAGACGATGGCGGACTTTTTTATTGGATACGCTCCCGATAACTGGACTGGTCTGAGTGATTTCTTAAAGAAAAAAGGTTTCACTGAGGAATTACTAGTTAAAGCTGGTCTAAGTAATCGTAGGAAATATCGTGAGGGGGTATACGACAGATTTAGAGGAAGGGTAATTTTTCCTATTTATAACCAAAGAGGCGAAGTGATCGGTTTCGGTGGAAGGCTATTAGAGGAGAGTGAAAAGCAACCTAAGTATTTAAATTCTCCTGAAACTCCTGTTTTTAATAAAAGATTAAGTTTATATGGTTTAAACTTAGCTTTTAAAACAATTCGAAAAGAAAATCATGCCTTGGTGATGGAAGGTTATACTGATGTGATCACTGCTCATCAATTTGGTGTGAATACGGCAGTAGCGTCTTTAGGAACTTCTTTAACTGAAGAACAAGCTAAACTAATTAGAAATAATGCTAGCAAGGCTTATATAGCCTTTGACGCAGATGCTGCAGGAGAGACTGCCACTCTCCGTGGATTAGAAATTTTGCAAAGTAAAGGCTTGGATGTCTTGATTTGTCAGCTTCCAGAGTCTTATGACCCTGATGAGTATTTAAAAAACTATGGACTAGAAAATTTTCAAAAGAAAATTTTAGACACGGCTTTGCCACTAACTGAATATCAAATAAGACAAGCTGCTAAAAACAAAAATTTGTCAACAATAGAAGGAAAAAAGCAATACGTAACAGAAATAATCCCTATAATTTCAAAAATCGATAATGCAGTGGAGCGCGAGGAATATCTGAATCAAGTATCAGAGCAGTTAGGAATTTCTCAAGAAGCACTCAATTCTGAACTCATGAAATATTTTAGAAAAAATTACAGAAATAAAAATTATCGCAAAATGGATAAAACTGGAGTAAACAGGAAGAATAAAAGAAAAAATAATGGAAGTGAAACTGTGAAATTTGCTGACAAAAGGACACCACGCGAAAAAGCAGAAGAAGGATTGGTGGCTCTAATGTTGCATTTTCCTGAATATACTGAAGAAGTGAATAAATTTTTGTACCCTGAAGATTTTTCTAGTGATACTTTAGCTCTTATTGTTCATAAACTGTATCAGTTGAAGAATCACGACATTGAACTAGATCTGTCGAATCTCACCCAGGAATTAAGAGATCACCCAGATGCAGAAAATATCATTACTAAACTTGGTATGAAGGATTTTCCGCAGCCAAAGGATATAGAAAAGTTTGTAAAGGACTGTGTATTTAGAATTAAGGAAAGCAGAATTAAGAGTCAAAGAGAAGAGCTACAAAAGGAGCTTTCTCAAATAAATCCTGATCATGAACCAGATAGATATAGAGAAATTCTGAGAAAGTTGCAAGATTGCTTGTATATAGAAAAAACAAAACAGTGGACCTTGGAGGAAGGGGGGTAA
- a CDS encoding Nif3-like dinuclear metal center hexameric protein → MTTRPAKKTLINLLEKFAPKYLAVEGDNPGLQLGSVNDKVSKCLVALDPSKQVIEQAIKMKAELIITHHPLFMPPLHVVTDEKIGDVTKRAIKNDISIYTSHTNLDAALEIGVNHALLETLNINLIDERPLTTTYKEKYSKIVVFMPQGYEDEVRTALSSAGAGSLGHYCDVSFQSQGIGTFKPLAGTDPFIGEQGRISRTEEVKLETIVPNSKINQVIQEMRAVHPYEEPAYDIYQLEYPDKKYGIGLVGELSSPIRSETLIETIEQRLHTQVRLAGPRPENINSVAVCGGSGGKMVEKALKLGVDAFITGDIKYHDALRAEQEGLFLIDAGHRETELPVVDKVTKFLDEQLSDDYNLEIKSFHNDEYVFYR, encoded by the coding sequence ATGACAACACGACCAGCTAAAAAGACCTTGATTAATCTTTTAGAAAAATTTGCTCCAAAATACTTAGCTGTTGAAGGGGATAATCCTGGATTACAGCTTGGAAGTGTTAATGATAAAGTTTCTAAGTGTTTAGTAGCCCTTGATCCATCAAAACAAGTCATTGAACAGGCAATAAAAATGAAAGCGGAGTTAATTATTACACATCATCCTTTATTCATGCCCCCCTTACATGTAGTTACTGATGAAAAAATAGGAGATGTAACAAAAAGGGCCATTAAAAATGACATATCCATTTATACAAGTCATACAAATTTGGATGCTGCTCTTGAAATTGGAGTTAATCATGCACTTCTTGAAACACTAAATATCAACTTAATTGACGAAAGGCCTTTGACTACAACATATAAAGAAAAATATTCAAAAATAGTTGTTTTTATGCCTCAAGGGTATGAAGATGAAGTGAGAACGGCATTGAGTAGTGCAGGTGCTGGCTCTTTAGGGCATTATTGTGACGTTAGTTTCCAATCTCAAGGTATAGGCACTTTTAAACCCCTGGCTGGAACTGATCCCTTTATCGGAGAGCAGGGAAGAATTTCTCGCACTGAAGAGGTTAAGCTTGAAACCATTGTTCCTAATTCCAAAATTAATCAAGTAATTCAAGAAATGAGAGCTGTTCATCCTTACGAAGAGCCTGCATATGATATTTATCAACTGGAATATCCTGACAAAAAATATGGAATCGGATTGGTAGGAGAGTTAAGTTCACCCATTAGAAGTGAGACTTTGATTGAAACAATTGAACAAAGATTACATACCCAAGTGAGACTTGCCGGGCCAAGGCCCGAAAATATAAATAGTGTGGCAGTTTGTGGAGGAAGTGGAGGTAAAATGGTTGAAAAAGCCTTAAAACTAGGAGTAGATGCTTTTATTACAGGAGATATAAAATATCACGATGCTCTGAGAGCTGAACAAGAAGGACTTTTTCTAATTGATGCAGGTCATAGAGAAACAGAATTACCTGTTGTAGACAAAGTTACAAAGTTTTTAGATGAACAGTTAAGTGATGATTACAACCTAGAAATAAAATCTTTTCATAATGACGAATATGTGTTTTACAGGTAG
- the rpoD gene encoding RNA polymerase sigma factor RpoD, which translates to MAEKNQNQKLEQIKDELLKVGKERGFLTYKEIMDQLSEFQLSSDQIDEFYEVLTQAGIDVVDAIGEVDPDDPTKAELDLSLPEGVEVSDPVRMYLKEIGKIPLLSPDDEIELAKKIEEGDEGAKRKLAEANLRLVVSIAKKYVGRGMLFLDLIQEGNLGLIKAVEKFDYRKGYKFSTYATWWIRQAITRAIADQARTIRIPVHMVETINKLIRVSRQLVQELGREPLPEEIAEQMDMSEDKVREILKIAQEPVSLETPIGEEDDSHLGDFIEDQDAKPPADAAAFELLKGQLEEVLDSLTPREQKVLRLRFGLDDGKTRTLEEVGKHFGVTRERIRQIEAKALRKLRHPMRSKRLKDYLD; encoded by the coding sequence ATGGCAGAGAAAAATCAAAACCAAAAATTAGAACAAATTAAAGATGAACTGTTAAAAGTGGGAAAAGAACGAGGATTTCTCACCTATAAAGAAATTATGGATCAGTTGTCAGAATTCCAGCTTTCCAGCGACCAAATAGATGAATTTTATGAAGTACTGACTCAGGCCGGTATAGATGTGGTGGATGCTATTGGAGAGGTGGATCCAGATGACCCCACAAAAGCGGAGCTGGACTTATCACTTCCTGAAGGGGTAGAAGTAAGTGATCCGGTACGTATGTACTTAAAAGAGATCGGAAAAATCCCCCTTCTATCTCCCGACGACGAAATAGAACTTGCCAAGAAAATTGAAGAGGGAGATGAAGGAGCTAAAAGAAAATTGGCTGAAGCCAATTTACGCTTAGTGGTCAGTATTGCTAAAAAATACGTTGGTCGCGGGATGTTATTTCTGGACTTGATTCAAGAAGGTAATTTGGGACTGATAAAAGCAGTAGAAAAATTTGATTACCGAAAAGGTTACAAGTTTAGTACTTATGCTACATGGTGGATACGTCAAGCAATTACAAGGGCCATAGCAGATCAAGCTAGGACTATTAGAATACCTGTCCATATGGTGGAAACTATCAATAAATTGATTAGAGTTTCGCGTCAACTCGTACAGGAACTGGGTAGGGAACCTTTACCTGAAGAAATTGCAGAACAAATGGATATGAGTGAAGACAAGGTCAGGGAAATCTTAAAAATTGCCCAGGAACCCGTAAGTTTAGAGACTCCTATAGGAGAAGAGGATGACAGTCACTTAGGAGACTTTATAGAAGACCAGGATGCTAAACCACCTGCAGATGCTGCTGCTTTTGAACTTCTTAAAGGACAATTAGAAGAAGTATTGGATAGTTTAACACCCCGTGAGCAAAAAGTATTGAGACTTAGATTTGGATTAGATGACGGAAAAACTCGAACTCTAGAAGAGGTGGGTAAACACTTTGGTGTCACTAGGGAAAGGATTAGACAAATAGAAGCTAAAGCCTTGCGTAAATTACGTCACCCTATGAGAAGTAAACGCCTTAAGGATTACTTAGATTAA